The Atribacteraceae bacterium nucleotide sequence GGGATGAGTATTCTTCCCTTCATTCTCATCAACTTGCTCATCGGGTTTGTTGTCCCGGCAATCGATAACGCCGCCCATATCGGGGGACTTTTGGCTGGTATGGGCATGGGTTGGCTCCTTCGACCCGGAACCTATAGGCGGGGCTGGAAAAATACGGTTGAGGAGGCATTGAACTGGACGCTGATTGCCTTTGTCGCCTTCAGTATGGTGTCTTTTTTCGTCCCCGGTCTTTCCTCTGCGCGGGTATCCGTCGAGCAGGTGGTGGCCTTTCACAACGAAGCCCAAGCCCTGATCGAAGGTGTACGGACCGGGTCTCTTCCCAGCTTCGAACGCGTGGAACGCCTCCGTCCACCCGACCGGGAAGCCCGGGAGATTGTCCGGAATCTCGAAACTCTTATTCTGGAAGGTGGAAGGGATACGTTACTCCTTTCCCGGGTGGAGGAGGATTTTCAAAAGTGGCGAGGGAAAATCCTTACTCAATATGAAGGCTTGATTTACGAAACATCGAACCGTTGAAAATAGATGTAGTTACGGGCCCCTGAGTTCGGGCCGGGAAAAGAGCAATGGATTAGAGTTTAGTATTATTGAGCGAGAGGCGATCCGCTGCGGTTTTTTTCCCCCGGTCGGTGAGATAGAGGCGGTCTTTCCGCTCGTTGAGGCGAATCAGGGAGTGATGGGTGAGATGGGCGATGACCCTTCTTCCAAAGGCTTCATTCCAGCGAAGGTGACGGTCGATATGGTCGATCGATGATTCCTCGGCTTCCTCGGGTCGTCCCGCATGATGAGAGAGATGGATCAGAAGCGCATCGCCGGCAAAGCGAATGCGCTGTTCCCGCAGTCTCAGCCACTGTTGGACCAGACCCCGCCGGGGCGCCCCGCATAGGACAATGGTGAAGATAATTCCAGAGACGGTGGCCATGCTACCAGCGATAGAAGCATCGAGCAGATAAGCCAGAAAATATCCGACAATTGAGGAAAGGATGCCGATCAACGGTCCCAGTACCAGCATCAGGGCCAGCCGGTCGGTCAGGAGATAAGCTGCCGCTGGAGGAGCGATCATCAAGGCCACTACCAGGACTGAACCGACCGCTTCGAAAGAGCTGACCGCCGTGGCCGAAACCAGGGTCATCAGGGCGTAGTGGATGATGGCTGGCGAGAAACCGAGGGCTGCGGCCAGAGCGGGATCGAAAACGATCAGTTTCAGTTCTTTGAAAAAAAGCGCGATGAAAACCAGGTTGGCTATAGCGGTAGAGGTGGCCAGCCAGAGGGTCCGCGGACCAAGATCTCTTCCGGCGATCACCAGACGGTCAAACGGAGCGAAAACCAACTCCCCCAGCAGGACCACATCAGTGTCCAGATGAACGTCCCCTGCGTAACGGCTGATCAGGATCA carries:
- a CDS encoding metal ABC transporter permease, with protein sequence MDLMQMEIILIASVVAGSCALIGSFLVLRKMAMLSDAISHAILFGIVITFFYTRSLASFPMLIAATATGVLTVFLVEVLVKSRLVKEDAAIGIAFPALFSIGVILISRYAGDVHLDTDVVLLGELVFAPFDRLVIAGRDLGPRTLWLATSTAIANLVFIALFFKELKLIVFDPALAAALGFSPAIIHYALMTLVSATAVSSFEAVGSVLVVALMIAPPAAAYLLTDRLALMLVLGPLIGILSSIVGYFLAYLLDASIAGSMATVSGIIFTIVLCGAPRRGLVQQWLRLREQRIRFAGDALLIHLSHHAGRPEEAEESSIDHIDRHLRWNEAFGRRVIAHLTHHSLIRLNERKDRLYLTDRGKKTAADRLSLNNTKL
- a CDS encoding rhomboid family intramembrane serine protease; the encoded protein is MFKYIIVINGLFFLATIASGGFATPNLIELGAKHGPRIAAGEWQRLLISIFLHGSLWHLLFNSYALFYLGKLCEEVFGSRKFFGIYIVTGIAGSILSYFWNFHMAGVGASGAIFGLAGAIFASGLKHRNTSLNRLGMSILPFILINLLIGFVVPAIDNAAHIGGLLAGMGMGWLLRPGTYRRGWKNTVEEALNWTLIAFVAFSMVSFFVPGLSSARVSVEQVVAFHNEAQALIEGVRTGSLPSFERVERLRPPDREAREIVRNLETLILEGGRDTLLLSRVEEDFQKWRGKILTQYEGLIYETSNR